A DNA window from Christiangramia salexigens contains the following coding sequences:
- the era gene encoding GTPase Era codes for MAHKAGFVNIIGNPNVGKSTLMNAFVGERLSIITSKAQTTRHRILGIVNGEDFQMILSDTPGIIKPAYELQESMMDFVKSAFEDADVLVYIVEIGEMALKDEAFFNKITNSEVPVLLLLNKIDKSDQKQLEEQVVYWQEKVPTAELHPISALEGFNVSEVFNRIIELLPESPAFYPKDALTDKPERFFVNEIIREKILMHYKKEIPYSVEIDTNEFFEEENIIRMRSIIMVERDTQKGIIIGHKGAALKRVGVEARKDLEKFFGKQVHLELYVKVNKNWRSDSRQLRRFGYTDKK; via the coding sequence ATGGCACATAAGGCTGGATTTGTGAATATTATTGGTAATCCCAATGTTGGGAAATCAACTCTGATGAATGCATTTGTTGGAGAGAGATTATCAATTATAACCTCTAAGGCTCAAACCACCAGACACAGAATTCTGGGGATTGTAAATGGAGAGGATTTTCAGATGATCCTTAGTGATACTCCTGGAATTATCAAACCTGCATACGAGTTACAAGAGTCTATGATGGACTTTGTAAAGTCTGCTTTTGAAGATGCAGATGTTTTGGTTTATATCGTTGAGATAGGAGAGATGGCGTTAAAGGATGAAGCCTTCTTTAATAAGATTACCAACTCTGAAGTGCCGGTATTATTACTTCTTAATAAGATTGATAAATCAGATCAGAAGCAACTGGAAGAACAGGTGGTTTACTGGCAGGAAAAAGTGCCAACAGCAGAACTTCATCCAATCTCTGCCCTAGAAGGTTTTAATGTTTCAGAAGTCTTTAACCGTATTATTGAACTTTTACCAGAATCACCTGCATTCTATCCAAAAGATGCGCTAACAGATAAGCCTGAGCGTTTCTTCGTGAACGAGATCATCAGAGAAAAAATTCTGATGCATTATAAGAAGGAAATTCCCTATTCGGTGGAAATAGATACCAACGAATTTTTTGAAGAAGAAAATATAATAAGAATGCGCAGTATCATCATGGTAGAGCGCGATACCCAAAAAGGGATCATCATAGGTCATAAAGGCGCTGCTCTAAAAAGAGTAGGAGTGGAGGCAAGAAAAGACCTGGAGAAATTCTTTGGTAAACAGGTGCATCTTGAACTTTATGTGAAGGTGAACAAGAACTGGAGAAGTGATTCTAGACAGCTACGAAGGTTTGGGTATACAGATAAAAAATAA
- the der gene encoding ribosome biogenesis GTPase Der yields the protein MGNIVAIVGRPNVGKSTFFNRLIQRREAIVDSVSGVTRDRHYGKSDWNGRKFSLIDTGGYVVGSDDIFEAEIDRQVELAIDEADAIIFMVDVESGVTPMDEEVAILLRKVDKPVLLAVNKVDNNKRLENAVEFYALGLGEYFPIASTNGSGTGDLLDALVEALPEVEEVEESELPRFAVVGRPNAGKSSFINALIGEERYIVTDIAGTTRDSMDTRYNRFGFEFNLVDTAGIRRKSKVKENLEFYSVMRSVRAIENCDVCLLVLDATRGFDGQVQNIFWLAQRNHKGIVILVNKWDLVDKETNTMKEYEAMIRREIEPFTDVPIVFISVLTKQRVFKAIETAVKVFENRSKKIKTRQLNDIMLPIIEKYPPPAYKGKYVKIKYCTQLPTSHPQFAFFCNLPQYVRDPYKRFIENKLRQEFDFNGVPMDIYFRKK from the coding sequence ATGGGCAATATTGTTGCTATAGTGGGTAGGCCTAATGTAGGTAAATCTACCTTTTTTAACCGTTTGATCCAACGCCGTGAGGCGATTGTGGACTCGGTAAGTGGTGTAACACGAGACAGACATTATGGAAAATCAGACTGGAATGGGCGTAAGTTTTCGCTTATAGATACCGGTGGATATGTGGTAGGAAGTGATGATATTTTTGAAGCTGAAATAGATCGCCAGGTAGAGCTTGCCATAGATGAAGCTGATGCTATTATTTTTATGGTAGATGTTGAATCTGGAGTTACTCCAATGGATGAAGAGGTCGCTATCTTATTGCGAAAAGTTGATAAGCCGGTGCTTCTAGCCGTGAATAAAGTAGATAACAACAAGCGTCTTGAGAATGCCGTGGAGTTTTATGCTTTAGGTCTTGGGGAATATTTCCCTATAGCAAGTACAAATGGTAGTGGGACAGGAGATCTTCTTGATGCACTTGTAGAGGCTTTGCCGGAAGTAGAAGAAGTTGAGGAATCTGAACTGCCAAGATTTGCAGTTGTTGGAAGACCTAATGCCGGGAAATCATCATTTATCAATGCGCTTATTGGAGAAGAGCGGTACATCGTTACCGATATCGCGGGGACTACACGTGATTCTATGGATACGCGTTATAATAGATTTGGATTTGAATTCAATCTTGTAGATACTGCCGGAATACGACGTAAATCCAAGGTTAAGGAGAACCTTGAATTTTATTCTGTAATGCGTTCGGTTCGTGCCATCGAGAATTGTGATGTGTGTTTGTTGGTTTTGGATGCAACAAGGGGCTTCGATGGGCAGGTGCAGAACATTTTCTGGTTAGCTCAAAGAAACCATAAAGGGATCGTGATCCTGGTTAACAAATGGGACCTTGTAGATAAGGAAACCAATACCATGAAAGAATACGAGGCGATGATTCGTCGTGAGATAGAACCTTTTACAGATGTGCCAATTGTATTCATTTCTGTGTTAACTAAACAAAGGGTATTTAAGGCCATAGAAACTGCAGTAAAAGTTTTTGAGAACCGTAGCAAAAAGATCAAAACGAGACAGCTTAATGATATTATGCTGCCTATTATAGAAAAATATCCGCCACCCGCGTATAAAGGGAAATATGTAAAAATTAAATATTGTACACAGTTGCCAACCTCGCATCCTCAATTTGCGTTTTTCTGTAATTTGCCACAATATGTGAGAGATCCATATAAAAGGTTTATTGAAAATAAGTTAAGACAGGAATTCGATTTTAATGGTGTGCCGATGGATATATATTTCAGAAAAAAATAG
- a CDS encoding glycoside hydrolase family 130 protein: MKIKRNYVSLLAALTISFSGIAQEVEKDWMLGPFTRFTQEKPIISSDTTTTFNDPMTGKVVNWESMATFNPAAIVKDGEIHVFYRAEERVGEDGIGTHTSRLGLATSKDGVNYDRKDKPVFYPDNDDQKKYEWTGGTEDPRIVETEDGKYVLTYTQWNRDLPRLAVATSTDLKNWTKHGPAFEEYKDGKYNDRDTKSGAIVSKINEEGKFVAAKINGKYWMYYGVPHIWLASSTDLINWEPVEDYEGNLMPVMNPRPGYFDSWLVEAGPPPILTEDGIVMLYNAGNSKNIGVQELGNRIYTGGQALFDAKEPWKILDRSDKPFIKPELPFEKSGQYKDGTTFIEGLVHFKGDWYLYYGTADSMVGVVKTKKKE, translated from the coding sequence ATGAAAATAAAAAGAAACTACGTTTCGCTGCTTGCAGCACTAACGATTAGCTTCTCGGGTATAGCCCAGGAAGTAGAAAAAGACTGGATGCTGGGTCCTTTTACCCGATTCACCCAGGAAAAACCGATTATTAGTAGTGATACTACCACAACATTCAATGACCCTATGACGGGCAAGGTTGTGAACTGGGAATCAATGGCAACTTTCAATCCCGCCGCAATTGTAAAGGACGGTGAGATCCATGTTTTCTACAGAGCTGAAGAACGAGTTGGTGAGGATGGGATTGGAACACATACTTCCAGACTTGGTCTTGCCACCTCAAAAGATGGTGTGAATTATGACCGAAAAGACAAACCTGTATTCTATCCAGATAACGACGATCAGAAAAAGTATGAATGGACAGGTGGAACCGAAGATCCAAGAATCGTGGAAACTGAAGATGGAAAATATGTACTAACCTACACTCAGTGGAACAGAGACCTTCCAAGATTAGCTGTTGCTACTTCCACCGATCTTAAGAACTGGACCAAGCATGGGCCGGCTTTTGAAGAATATAAAGATGGAAAGTATAATGACCGTGACACGAAATCGGGAGCTATAGTTAGTAAGATAAATGAGGAAGGAAAATTCGTTGCAGCCAAGATAAATGGTAAATACTGGATGTATTACGGTGTACCACATATCTGGCTGGCAAGTTCTACAGACCTTATAAACTGGGAGCCTGTAGAGGATTACGAAGGTAATCTTATGCCGGTTATGAATCCGCGTCCGGGATATTTTGACTCATGGCTGGTAGAAGCAGGGCCACCACCAATTCTTACAGAAGATGGGATCGTAATGCTTTACAATGCCGGAAACTCTAAGAATATCGGTGTTCAGGAATTAGGAAACCGAATTTATACAGGAGGTCAGGCACTTTTTGATGCTAAAGAGCCTTGGAAGATCCTGGACAGATCAGATAAGCCATTTATAAAGCCTGAGCTGCCATTTGAGAAGTCGGGACAATATAAAGATGGAACAACCTTTATCGAAGGCCTGGTGCACTTTAAAGGCGACTGGTATCTATATTACGGTACTGCAGATAGTATGGTTGGTGTAGTTAAGACTAAGAAGAAAGAATAG
- a CDS encoding RagB/SusD family nutrient uptake outer membrane protein — MKHTFKIFGVLLSFVLTGCQLDDKPIGLITQDQIDTEPTAGSVTSSVNSTYQLMANTLNIIGQWDWNGGKVLRNDFILQDIASGDMNKKWNPDGDQAWMDEVASFNFTAINGAFNGIWSYDYEGISRANMAINTLSNSEVIAGTGLDATTKDRLLGEAYFLRAFYYFDLLNNFGGVPLLTEPLENFAAAYEVSNRASEEEVLELIRTDLKMAEELLPVQKYSSTSEPWRASIGAAIAMQAKVELFQDNWDAALSQIDKLQGLNFYSLNDHYFDAFNVEKEFQENEVILAYNHEQGMNPGKGNGLAALMGWGFVAPSEDFLQSFEENDPRLDYTVNVENKEVHKLLGTTDGRYKGNADSPGNKIYIRYADVLLWKAEAKIEKGDVEEGLAIIDEIRTRAQNTPSLDGESAELELYSGKGLSQQEALEVLRHERRVELGFEAHRFNDLKRWGIADEVLTEMGKNFQDYNYLYPIPQGEIDRSGGQIQQNAGY; from the coding sequence ATGAAACATACATTTAAAATATTTGGCGTGCTTCTAAGCTTTGTGCTTACTGGCTGCCAACTAGACGATAAACCCATCGGGCTTATCACTCAGGACCAGATCGATACTGAGCCTACCGCAGGTTCTGTTACCTCTTCAGTGAATTCCACATATCAGTTAATGGCTAATACACTTAACATCATTGGCCAGTGGGACTGGAATGGCGGAAAGGTATTGAGAAACGACTTTATTTTACAGGATATTGCCTCGGGAGACATGAACAAAAAATGGAATCCAGATGGTGATCAGGCCTGGATGGATGAGGTAGCATCATTCAATTTCACGGCCATCAACGGTGCTTTTAACGGGATCTGGAGTTATGATTACGAAGGAATCTCAAGAGCAAACATGGCGATTAACACTTTAAGTAATTCTGAAGTGATCGCAGGTACAGGTCTGGACGCAACCACTAAAGACAGACTTCTTGGGGAAGCCTATTTCCTGCGTGCATTCTATTATTTTGATCTGCTGAATAATTTTGGTGGAGTACCATTGCTTACCGAGCCTTTAGAAAATTTTGCAGCAGCTTATGAAGTGTCTAACAGAGCTTCTGAAGAAGAGGTTCTTGAACTCATAAGAACTGATCTAAAAATGGCTGAGGAATTACTACCCGTACAAAAGTATTCCAGCACCAGCGAACCATGGAGGGCCTCTATAGGAGCTGCAATTGCTATGCAGGCAAAAGTTGAGCTATTTCAGGACAATTGGGACGCCGCTTTGTCCCAAATTGACAAACTTCAGGGATTAAATTTCTACTCTTTAAATGATCATTATTTTGATGCTTTTAATGTAGAAAAGGAATTTCAGGAAAATGAAGTAATTTTGGCTTATAACCATGAGCAGGGCATGAATCCCGGAAAAGGTAATGGTCTTGCCGCTTTGATGGGTTGGGGCTTCGTGGCTCCAAGTGAAGATTTCCTTCAATCTTTTGAAGAGAATGATCCTCGTTTGGACTATACAGTAAATGTTGAAAACAAGGAAGTTCACAAATTGCTGGGAACTACCGATGGCAGATACAAAGGTAATGCTGACTCTCCCGGAAATAAAATATACATCCGTTATGCAGATGTTTTGCTTTGGAAAGCCGAAGCGAAAATTGAAAAAGGAGATGTGGAAGAAGGACTTGCAATTATCGATGAGATAAGAACAAGAGCTCAGAACACCCCTTCATTGGATGGTGAATCTGCAGAATTAGAATTATATTCGGGTAAGGGATTATCTCAGCAGGAAGCACTTGAAGTTCTAAGACATGAACGAAGAGTAGAACTTGGATTTGAAGCACACCGCTTCAATGATCTTAAACGATGGGGAATTGCCGATGAGGTTCTTACTGAAATGGGAAAAAATTTCCAGGACTATAATTATCTATACCCAATACCACAGGGAGAGATAGACAGATCTGGAGGACAGATACAACAAAACGCAGGTTATTAA
- a CDS encoding SusC/RagA family TonB-linked outer membrane protein, with protein MSKKITRWKQLMFLFCLLAGANAFASPEKATDNAIAFENQQLKVQGVVSSAGDNMPIPGVSVKVKGTGEGTVTDFDGNYSLTVNDENAVLIFSYVGFKTQEVAVNGRSEINISLEDEIAQLDELVVVGYTSQKQRKITGALSSVNVEDLESRRVPDVSQALQGQVAGVNITQSTGAPGDEVEVRIRGNGTIGNNNPLYVVDGIPTREISFLNPADIKSMTVLKDASAASIYGSRAAGGVIVIETKSGGDRSGIQASYFTGIQKVVNLPNMLNADQYMQTVEKAWNNAGYDGTNPYTQDIGRSDFGDVDYLDELFELGRTQSAQLTAAGGNEKTDYFLSAGYFGQDGAVVYDNDQYQRMSFRSNIESQLQDRLRVGANLQFSYEYKDRISSKGDTPGIIRHAFLRPPNIPVYKDPNDPTYSEADPFTDLPFYQGPDSFESSKYEYSQNPIALAYFTDDSRRTFKTFGNVFAEYQFLEDKSLKFRTNFGADINFIHNKAFGQNFGDDDGGGAERDKGLGRQNRPNNLSENRGEDITLTWNNSLTYSKEFGKHSIDALVGSEYITNRVSNLSASRTRFDFSQPNFRYIDFGDTEQDLWNGGLAEEWSLFSFFGSATYSFEDKYMLTANLRADASSRFAEENQWGYFPSMSAGWMISEEDFASDLKWLSELKLRASWGQLGNQEIPNFAFLTLYKRDADRYLINRYGNPDLKWETTTQTNIGLDFGIWSNRLYGSLDYFKKETSDILLPISLPQFVGDVAPTFLNAGEVTNSGVEFGLTYRNYDGEFNYEISANMATLNNEVNSLHPNLPYIDGMVTRTQPGHPLNAYYGFVQEGIYQNQAEVNEHLNGTSNPAQQPGDIKFKDLNGDGRINDSDRDFIGNPNPELSYGLNMGFNYKKFDFNILFQGVSGVDRYNDLKKIIDYDTRPFNFTDNVLNSWDGEGSTNSIPRVSFSDNGSSRISDIYVEDASYLRLKNAELGFSPELPDAFGLKNLRLYVSGQNLITMTDYSGLDPESTDLIDYGTYPQSLTVLFGINAAF; from the coding sequence ATGAGCAAAAAAATTACAAGGTGGAAACAGCTAATGTTCCTCTTCTGCCTGTTGGCCGGAGCAAATGCATTTGCATCTCCGGAAAAAGCTACAGATAATGCTATAGCTTTTGAAAACCAACAACTCAAAGTACAGGGTGTTGTTAGCAGTGCCGGCGACAACATGCCAATCCCTGGGGTGTCAGTTAAAGTTAAAGGCACCGGAGAAGGTACAGTTACAGATTTTGATGGTAACTACTCCCTAACAGTAAATGATGAAAACGCAGTCCTGATCTTTTCCTATGTAGGATTTAAAACTCAGGAAGTTGCGGTTAATGGTCGTAGTGAGATCAATATTTCTCTCGAGGATGAGATCGCTCAGCTTGATGAACTCGTTGTGGTAGGATATACATCTCAAAAACAACGTAAAATTACAGGCGCACTTTCATCTGTTAATGTGGAAGATCTAGAATCCCGTAGGGTACCTGATGTTTCTCAAGCACTGCAAGGTCAGGTGGCAGGTGTTAATATCACCCAGAGTACAGGTGCACCCGGAGATGAAGTAGAAGTTAGAATTCGTGGTAACGGAACCATAGGAAACAACAATCCATTATATGTTGTAGACGGGATCCCAACTAGGGAAATTTCATTCCTAAATCCCGCTGATATAAAGTCCATGACAGTATTAAAAGATGCTTCAGCAGCTTCTATTTACGGTTCAAGAGCTGCGGGAGGTGTGATCGTTATAGAAACCAAGTCAGGCGGTGACCGAAGCGGAATACAGGCAAGCTATTTTACAGGTATTCAAAAGGTAGTTAACCTGCCTAATATGCTAAATGCCGACCAGTACATGCAAACCGTTGAGAAGGCTTGGAACAATGCAGGCTATGACGGTACAAATCCATATACTCAGGATATCGGCAGGTCAGATTTTGGAGATGTGGATTATCTTGATGAATTGTTCGAATTAGGCCGCACTCAAAGTGCGCAGTTAACCGCAGCAGGTGGTAATGAAAAAACAGATTATTTTCTTTCTGCAGGTTACTTTGGACAGGATGGAGCTGTGGTTTACGATAATGACCAGTATCAAAGAATGAGTTTTAGATCCAATATCGAATCTCAACTTCAGGATAGATTACGCGTTGGAGCAAACCTTCAGTTCTCATATGAATATAAAGACCGTATCTCTTCTAAGGGGGATACACCCGGAATTATAAGGCATGCATTTTTACGCCCTCCGAATATTCCGGTATATAAAGATCCGAACGATCCTACTTATTCGGAAGCAGATCCATTTACAGACCTTCCATTCTATCAGGGTCCGGATAGCTTTGAAAGCAGCAAATATGAATATTCTCAAAACCCAATCGCTTTAGCATATTTCACAGACGATTCCAGAAGAACCTTTAAGACCTTCGGAAACGTTTTTGCTGAGTATCAGTTTCTTGAAGATAAATCTTTAAAATTCCGTACAAACTTTGGAGCCGATATCAACTTTATCCATAATAAAGCTTTCGGTCAGAACTTTGGAGATGATGATGGTGGTGGTGCCGAAAGAGACAAAGGCCTCGGTCGCCAGAATAGACCTAATAACTTAAGTGAAAATCGCGGTGAGGACATTACATTAACCTGGAACAATAGTTTAACCTATTCAAAAGAATTTGGGAAGCATTCAATAGATGCCCTGGTAGGTTCTGAATATATTACGAACAGGGTTTCCAATCTTAGTGCTTCACGTACGAGATTCGATTTTTCACAGCCTAACTTCAGATATATAGATTTTGGAGATACAGAGCAGGACCTTTGGAACGGAGGCCTGGCTGAAGAATGGTCTTTATTCTCATTCTTTGGTTCAGCAACCTATAGCTTTGAAGACAAATATATGTTAACCGCTAATCTTAGAGCCGATGCTTCTTCAAGATTTGCTGAAGAAAATCAATGGGGATATTTCCCATCCATGTCAGCTGGTTGGATGATCTCCGAAGAAGATTTTGCAAGCGATCTTAAATGGCTATCAGAATTGAAATTAAGAGCTAGCTGGGGACAACTTGGAAATCAGGAGATACCAAATTTTGCATTTCTTACCCTATATAAAAGAGATGCAGACAGGTATCTGATTAACCGCTATGGTAATCCAGACCTTAAATGGGAAACGACTACCCAAACCAACATCGGTTTAGATTTTGGGATCTGGTCTAACAGACTATATGGTAGTCTGGATTACTTTAAGAAGGAAACTTCAGATATCCTGCTCCCGATTTCCCTACCTCAGTTCGTAGGTGATGTAGCTCCTACTTTCCTAAATGCTGGTGAGGTGACTAACAGCGGTGTGGAATTTGGGCTAACCTACAGAAATTATGATGGTGAGTTCAATTACGAGATCAGCGCTAATATGGCTACCTTGAATAATGAAGTGAACTCCCTTCACCCTAACCTGCCATATATAGATGGAATGGTTACCCGAACTCAGCCGGGACATCCACTTAATGCATATTATGGTTTTGTTCAGGAAGGAATTTATCAGAATCAGGCAGAGGTCAATGAACACCTGAACGGTACTTCAAATCCGGCTCAACAACCGGGTGACATCAAATTCAAAGATCTCAACGGAGACGGAAGGATCAACGACAGTGATCGTGACTTTATAGGGAATCCAAATCCGGAGTTAAGTTATGGTCTTAATATGGGCTTCAATTACAAAAAGTTTGATTTTAATATATTATTTCAGGGTGTTAGCGGAGTTGACCGATATAATGACCTGAAGAAGATCATAGATTATGATACGCGTCCATTTAATTTCACAGATAATGTACTGAATAGCTGGGATGGTGAAGGCTCTACCAATAGCATTCCTCGTGTGAGCTTTTCAGATAATGGCAGCAGCAGGATCTCTGACATTTATGTAGAAGATGCTTCTTACCTGAGACTGAAGAATGCAGAATTAGGATTTAGTCCGGAGCTTCCAGATGCCTTTGGATTGAAAAACCTTAGGTTATATGTTTCAGGTCAGAACTTGATAACCATGACAGATTATTCAGGTTTAGATCCGGAATCTACAGACCTAATAGATTATGGAACTTATCCACAATCTTTAACCGTACTGTTTGGAATCAACGCAGCATTTTAA
- a CDS encoding LacI family DNA-binding transcriptional regulator translates to MKKKKKISIKDISKELGISITTISFIINKKAENKISKEVIKKVEDYIEKVGYTPNSSAQSLRTGKSKTIVFMAEDISDPFFSAIAKQMEEIAFDNGYKIIYCSTENKKERAIELLDLFKDRQVDAFIITPPEGFEEEMKKLIYEQHQTVMVFDRYYKSFEHNYVVLDNLRCAKDATRSLYDSGKKQLAFIGINSELSPIVHRYEGYLESIRSLELQEFSLMLKFEEIKTEQGRKKISSFLDKYPQIDGILFASNNLAINGLRVLKQKNTRIPEEIGIISFDERDIFELYSPPISVVSQPIEKLAGELIKGTLSLLQSKAGKSEIYQKTLEGTLIPRESISLKNPASS, encoded by the coding sequence ATGAAGAAAAAAAAGAAAATCTCTATTAAAGATATTTCTAAGGAATTAGGGATTTCTATTACTACCATTTCTTTTATCATCAACAAGAAAGCTGAAAACAAGATTAGTAAGGAAGTGATCAAAAAAGTAGAAGATTATATTGAAAAAGTGGGTTACACCCCAAACTCTTCAGCTCAAAGTCTTCGAACCGGAAAATCCAAAACCATAGTTTTTATGGCCGAGGATATATCTGACCCCTTCTTTTCTGCCATCGCCAAACAAATGGAGGAGATCGCTTTTGATAATGGCTATAAGATCATTTATTGCAGCACTGAAAATAAAAAGGAGCGGGCAATCGAATTACTAGACCTTTTTAAAGATCGACAGGTAGATGCCTTCATTATTACTCCACCGGAGGGATTTGAAGAAGAAATGAAAAAACTTATCTACGAACAACATCAGACGGTTATGGTGTTCGACAGATATTATAAAAGTTTTGAGCACAATTACGTGGTACTGGATAATTTGCGTTGTGCAAAAGATGCCACCAGAAGCCTTTACGATTCCGGCAAAAAACAACTGGCCTTTATTGGAATAAATTCTGAGCTCTCCCCTATTGTGCATAGATATGAAGGATATCTTGAATCTATAAGATCACTAGAGCTTCAGGAGTTTTCACTTATGCTGAAATTCGAAGAGATAAAAACCGAACAGGGCAGAAAAAAGATCTCTTCTTTCCTTGATAAATACCCTCAGATCGATGGAATTTTATTTGCCTCCAACAACCTGGCAATAAACGGACTTCGGGTTTTAAAACAAAAGAACACCAGGATCCCTGAAGAGATCGGGATTATATCTTTTGACGAAAGAGATATCTTCGAACTTTATTCCCCTCCCATTAGCGTAGTATCACAACCAATTGAAAAACTAGCCGGAGAACTTATTAAAGGCACACTCAGTTTACTTCAATCAAAGGCCGGAAAAAGTGAGATTTATCAAAAAACGCTTGAAGGCACCTTAATACCAAGAGAATCAATTTCTTTAAAAAATCCTGCCTCCTCATAA
- a CDS encoding GIY-YIG nuclease family protein, with protein MHYLYIIYSKSLNKYYTGETPDVEHRLQQHNSHYFKNNFSKGANDWVINLKFATNSKDDAIFLEGFIKRMKSRKFIEKILHDPAILKQILSEKQ; from the coding sequence ATGCACTATCTCTATATCATCTACTCCAAGAGTTTGAATAAGTATTATACTGGTGAAACCCCAGATGTAGAACACAGGCTTCAACAACACAATTCACATTATTTCAAAAATAATTTCTCCAAAGGTGCCAATGATTGGGTGATCAATTTGAAGTTTGCAACCAACTCAAAAGATGATGCTATCTTTCTGGAAGGGTTTATAAAAAGAATGAAAAGCAGGAAATTTATTGAAAAGATCCTACACGATCCTGCCATTTTAAAGCAGATCTTATCTGAAAAACAATAG
- a CDS encoding GIY-YIG nuclease family protein, producing the protein MHYLYIIYSKSLNKYYTGESPDVEHRLQQHNSHYFKNNFSKGANDWVIKLKFEINSKDDAIFLEGFIKRMKSRKFIEKILHDPAILKQILSEKP; encoded by the coding sequence ATGCACTATCTCTATATCATCTACTCCAAGAGTTTGAATAAGTATTATACTGGTGAAAGCCCAGATGTAGAACACAGGCTTCAACAACACAATTCACATTATTTCAAAAATAATTTCTCCAAAGGTGCCAATGATTGGGTGATCAAATTGAAATTTGAAATCAACTCAAAAGATGATGCTATCTTTCTGGAAGGGTTTATAAAAAGAATGAAAAGCAGGAAATTCATTGAAAAGATCCTACATGATCCTGCCATTTTAAAGCAGATCTTATCTGAAAAACCATAG
- a CDS encoding type III pantothenate kinase yields MNLVIDVGNTFVKIAVFQNNSIRETWKFEKKDFLKKFQKIQSQYPKIQNSIISSVSSGDDFLIKEVKKHYPLLELDQSTKLPFQNNYGTPSSLGKDRIALAAAAVKEHPGKNVLVIDAGTCITYDLKTSEDIYLGGSISPGLGMRFKSLHKFTANLPLVIPKPEAELIGNSTETSILSGIINGIKMELKGIIEAYGSDYQELKVIFTGGDSQFLSIPLKNSIFANPNFLLEGLNFILEFNKTQ; encoded by the coding sequence ATGAATTTAGTGATAGATGTAGGGAATACCTTTGTGAAGATTGCTGTTTTTCAAAATAATAGCATTCGGGAAACCTGGAAATTTGAAAAGAAAGATTTTTTAAAAAAATTTCAGAAAATTCAGTCACAATACCCCAAAATTCAAAATTCGATCATTTCAAGTGTCTCTTCAGGGGATGATTTTCTAATAAAAGAGGTTAAAAAACATTATCCATTGCTCGAATTGGACCAGTCTACAAAATTGCCTTTTCAGAATAATTATGGAACACCTTCCAGTTTGGGCAAAGACAGGATTGCATTGGCTGCTGCGGCTGTGAAAGAACATCCCGGTAAAAATGTACTGGTTATAGATGCGGGGACCTGCATCACTTATGATCTCAAAACATCTGAAGATATCTATCTTGGTGGTTCCATATCTCCCGGGCTTGGTATGAGATTTAAAAGTTTGCACAAGTTTACAGCGAATTTGCCGTTAGTAATTCCGAAGCCGGAAGCCGAGCTGATTGGTAACTCTACCGAAACCAGCATATTATCCGGAATTATTAATGGTATAAAGATGGAATTAAAGGGGATTATAGAGGCTTATGGTTCTGATTATCAAGAATTAAAAGTTATTTTTACAGGTGGAGACAGCCAATTTTTGTCTATACCATTAAAAAATAGCATATTTGCGAACCCAAATTTTTTATTGGAAGGACTTAATTTCATTCTAGAATTTAACAAGACTCAATGA